Proteins encoded by one window of Acidobacteriota bacterium:
- a CDS encoding STAS domain-containing protein, translating into MTTEAKVQVTGDVTQVSFDGPLVAGNGDAVLRDTLQELTESGCRKVLLDLSDVPRLDSAGVGQLVASHRQATQRGVKVKVVGGSGRVWRVLELSDILPLLDTYPSEAEALAAFEG; encoded by the coding sequence ATGACGACCGAGGCGAAAGTGCAAGTAACCGGAGACGTAACCCAGGTCTCCTTCGACGGACCCCTGGTCGCCGGCAACGGGGACGCAGTGCTCCGCGACACCCTTCAGGAACTCACCGAGTCCGGCTGCCGCAAGGTACTGCTCGACCTGAGCGACGTGCCGCGCCTCGACAGCGCCGGCGTCGGTCAACTGGTGGCGAGCCATCGCCAGGCGACCCAGCGTGGGGTCAAGGTGAAAGTGGTGGGAGGATCCGGACGGGTCTGGCGGGTGCTGGAGTTGTCGGACATCCTGCCGCTCCTCGACACCTACCCCAGCGAAGCCGAGGCCCTGGCGGCCTTCGAGGGTTGA
- a CDS encoding MBL fold metallo-hydrolase produces the protein MSSDALRLTFHGAAGTVTGSKHLLQVGDTRVLLDAGLFQGRKQLRLRNWAEPSFDPASVDHLLLSHTHIDHVGYLPRLVKLGLSAPVYCTPAAYELAELMLMDSAKIQEEDARHANRKGYSKHKPALPLYTREDAQAALDLRQRLDFDEWLELGPLRARFLNAGHILGSAFIEIRVPRGERAQGKDEVRIVYSGDVGRYDAPLHVDPEPCPPCDVLIMESTYGDRLHTSTSILKQIETPFRETLAGGGTILIPAFAVGRSQQITLVLRRLMKAGRLPEVPIHIDSPMAIKATSIYSSHLNADNVDADVFEDGRLRLFPEDVHFHRSTDESKDLNRLDGPRIIVSASGMLTGGRVLHHVKRLAGDPKNLITLVGYQAHGTRARALVEGHRAVRIHGSQVPVRCPVLSLHGMSGHADRDGLLKWADGGEHPPALVFLVHGDPGPAAALARKMREETSARTITPSLDETFDLTELLS, from the coding sequence GTGAGTTCCGACGCCCTGCGCCTAACCTTCCACGGCGCCGCCGGCACCGTGACCGGCTCGAAGCACCTCCTCCAGGTAGGCGATACGCGGGTTTTGCTCGATGCCGGTTTGTTCCAAGGCCGGAAGCAGCTACGCCTGCGCAACTGGGCCGAGCCCTCCTTCGACCCGGCCTCGGTCGACCATCTGCTGCTCTCCCACACCCACATCGACCACGTGGGCTATCTGCCGCGGTTGGTCAAGCTCGGCCTTTCGGCACCGGTCTACTGCACGCCGGCGGCCTACGAGCTGGCCGAGTTGATGCTGATGGACTCGGCCAAGATCCAGGAAGAGGACGCCCGCCACGCCAACCGCAAGGGCTACAGCAAGCACAAGCCGGCGCTCCCCCTCTACACCCGGGAAGACGCCCAGGCGGCTCTCGACCTGCGCCAGCGCCTCGACTTCGACGAGTGGCTGGAGCTCGGCCCGCTGCGGGCCCGCTTCTTGAACGCAGGCCACATTCTCGGGTCCGCCTTTATCGAGATCCGGGTGCCGCGCGGCGAGCGAGCCCAGGGCAAGGATGAAGTCCGCATCGTCTACAGCGGCGACGTGGGCCGCTACGACGCTCCGCTGCACGTCGATCCGGAGCCCTGTCCGCCGTGCGACGTGCTGATCATGGAGTCCACCTACGGCGACCGCCTGCACACCAGCACCTCGATCCTCAAACAGATCGAAACCCCCTTCCGGGAGACCCTCGCCGGCGGCGGCACGATCCTCATTCCGGCCTTCGCCGTCGGTCGCTCGCAGCAGATCACCCTGGTGCTGCGCCGCTTGATGAAGGCCGGGCGGCTGCCGGAAGTTCCCATCCACATCGACAGCCCGATGGCGATCAAGGCAACCTCCATCTACAGCAGCCATCTCAACGCCGACAACGTGGACGCCGACGTGTTCGAAGACGGTCGCCTCCGCCTGTTCCCGGAGGACGTTCACTTCCACCGCAGCACCGACGAATCCAAGGACCTGAACCGCCTGGACGGGCCGCGCATCATCGTCTCCGCCAGCGGCATGCTCACCGGCGGTCGCGTGCTGCACCACGTCAAGCGCCTGGCCGGGGATCCCAAAAACCTCATCACCCTGGTGGGCTATCAGGCCCACGGCACCCGAGCCCGGGCGCTAGTGGAAGGGCACCGGGCGGTGCGCATCCACGGATCGCAGGTACCGGTGCGCTGTCCGGTGCTGTCGCTCCACGGCATGTCCGGCCACGCCGACCGCGACGGCCTGCTGAAGTGGGCCGACGGCGGTGAGCACCCACCGGCGTTGGTTTTCCTGGTCCACGGGGACCCGGGACCGGCCGCGGCCCTGGCCCGTAAGATGCGCGAGGAGACCTCCGCCCGCACCATCACGCCGAGCCTCGACGAGACCTTCGATCTCACCGAGTTGCTCTCCTAG
- a CDS encoding dodecin family protein translates to MSVAKVSEISATSTVSFQDAIEQGIARASKTLKNVSGAWINEQKVEIRDGQITGYRVFMKVSFVLED, encoded by the coding sequence ATGAGCGTTGCCAAAGTCAGTGAGATTTCCGCCACCTCCACCGTCAGCTTCCAGGACGCCATCGAGCAAGGCATCGCCCGCGCTTCCAAAACCCTGAAGAACGTCAGCGGTGCCTGGATCAACGAACAGAAGGTCGAGATTCGGGACGGCCAGATCACCGGCTACCGGGTGTTCATGAAGGTGTCCTTCGTGCTCGAGGACTAG
- a CDS encoding MMPL family transporter codes for MPAQRTTLWLVLGTAALLAFTLFFVDLKPRVEGDFFFATDDPQLATAGRIAELFPAGDQVLIRTVGSVENAEHLERIEALSEELAGLAGVTGVRSLSRGPRAPEAVADSPFWSRLLTPGGPGASLLVVSLDSPGSALVTRIEEAVRGFRSEGMEAEISGVPYVVEQVRRALLRDLAVFSSAALLLFAALLGWLFRSLRRLAGTLTACTAACAGTLLILRAAAVPIGLLTANLVTLVFVLTLSHSIFLNARWATLANQGRSPQEAAAEARRSVFGASFWCMITTLLGFLSLLTASAKPLQELGLAGAVGATLAIAAAYLIFPPFLAAAAPPRQAPEGNFARRRIRPRSWLAAAAVIVLCLGLGLGVPRLATDPPLLSYFQQGSPLRDGLEAIDRDGGSSPLSIVVTLPEGSEDPRLDTDLAMARLIAAQQALEKDPAVGSVLSAAPLLAEARLTSPFAALLPPKALLDLLSTDSYERVALSFLTAERERGLFFLRMRESEREEERRAVIDRLTERVRGAELEPILVGGLYDLQAQLSTLVRSSLLRSLLVLFGLFSVIAWAVSRNLRTTLAMAASLPLVPLAVVGAFGWLGLPFDIISSTAPTVALGLGVDSLIHLAAAARRSAMSDAPWIEALRGTGPAILGAALVVATGFTIFLASSFPPTQRFGSAVVLGTLVAAAVALWVLPRLAVPLSSRRRRPTGAR; via the coding sequence GTGCCGGCCCAACGCACCACCCTCTGGCTGGTCCTGGGAACAGCGGCGCTCCTCGCCTTCACCCTGTTTTTCGTCGATCTCAAGCCGCGCGTTGAAGGCGATTTCTTCTTCGCCACGGACGATCCTCAACTCGCCACCGCCGGGCGCATCGCCGAACTTTTTCCGGCCGGCGATCAGGTCCTCATCCGCACCGTCGGCTCCGTCGAGAACGCCGAACACCTGGAACGTATCGAGGCGCTGAGCGAAGAACTGGCGGGGCTCGCCGGAGTCACCGGCGTGCGCAGCCTCAGCCGCGGGCCGCGGGCACCCGAGGCGGTGGCCGACAGCCCGTTCTGGAGCCGACTCCTCACCCCCGGTGGCCCCGGTGCCAGCCTGCTGGTGGTCTCCCTCGACTCCCCCGGCAGCGCTCTCGTGACCCGCATCGAAGAGGCGGTAAGGGGTTTTCGCAGTGAGGGAATGGAGGCCGAGATCTCCGGCGTGCCCTATGTCGTCGAGCAGGTCCGGCGGGCGCTGCTGCGCGATCTGGCGGTGTTCAGCAGCGCCGCGCTGCTGCTCTTCGCGGCCCTCCTCGGATGGCTCTTCCGTTCCTTGCGGCGCCTCGCCGGCACCCTCACCGCCTGCACCGCCGCCTGTGCCGGAACCCTGCTCATCCTGCGCGCAGCGGCGGTACCCATCGGCCTCCTGACCGCCAACCTGGTGACCCTGGTCTTCGTGCTGACCCTGTCGCACAGCATCTTCCTCAATGCCCGCTGGGCAACCCTGGCGAACCAGGGGCGCTCGCCGCAGGAGGCCGCGGCCGAGGCGCGTCGCTCCGTCTTCGGCGCTTCCTTCTGGTGCATGATCACCACCCTGCTGGGGTTCTTGAGCTTGCTCACCGCTTCCGCCAAGCCGCTCCAGGAGCTGGGCCTCGCCGGCGCGGTGGGAGCGACCCTGGCGATCGCGGCGGCCTACCTGATCTTTCCGCCCTTCCTGGCGGCCGCCGCGCCACCGAGACAAGCGCCCGAAGGAAATTTCGCACGCCGAAGGATCCGCCCGCGGTCGTGGCTCGCCGCCGCCGCGGTGATCGTCCTGTGTCTTGGGCTGGGTCTGGGCGTGCCGCGGCTGGCGACGGATCCCCCGCTGCTCTCCTACTTCCAGCAGGGATCTCCGCTGCGAGACGGTCTCGAAGCGATCGACCGGGACGGCGGGTCGAGTCCTCTTTCGATCGTCGTCACGCTGCCGGAGGGCAGCGAAGATCCCCGCCTCGACACGGACCTCGCCATGGCGCGACTGATCGCCGCCCAGCAAGCGTTGGAAAAGGATCCGGCGGTCGGATCGGTCTTGTCAGCAGCGCCCCTCCTGGCCGAAGCGCGCCTCACCTCGCCCTTCGCCGCCCTGCTGCCGCCGAAGGCCTTGCTGGACCTGTTGTCGACCGATTCCTACGAGCGCGTCGCTCTCTCCTTTCTGACGGCGGAGCGGGAGCGTGGCCTGTTCTTTCTCCGCATGCGAGAGAGCGAGCGCGAAGAGGAGCGACGGGCGGTGATCGATCGGCTCACCGAGAGGGTGCGCGGGGCAGAGCTCGAGCCGATCCTGGTCGGCGGCCTCTACGACCTACAGGCACAGCTCTCGACGCTGGTGCGGTCGAGCCTTCTGCGCTCCCTGTTGGTGCTGTTCGGACTCTTCTCAGTCATCGCCTGGGCGGTGTCTCGCAACCTGCGCACCACCCTCGCGATGGCCGCCAGCCTGCCCCTCGTGCCGCTGGCGGTGGTCGGCGCCTTCGGTTGGCTGGGGTTGCCCTTCGACATCATCTCCTCGACGGCCCCCACCGTCGCCCTCGGCCTGGGGGTGGACTCGCTGATTCACCTGGCCGCGGCGGCGCGGCGCTCCGCCATGTCCGATGCGCCCTGGATCGAAGCCCTCCGAGGCACCGGCCCGGCGATCCTCGGCGCGGCTCTGGTGGTCGCTACCGGCTTCACCATCTTCCTCGCGTCGAGCTTCCCGCCCACCCAGCGCTTCGGCAGCGCCGTCGTCCTCGGCACCCTGGTGGCGGCAGCGGTGGCCCTGTGGGTGCTGCCGCGCTTGGCGGTTCCCCTTTCTTCTCGCCGGCGCCGGCCCACGGGGGCGCGTTGA
- a CDS encoding sigma-70 family RNA polymerase sigma factor: METDSDLTELLRQWSGGDRQAAQEAFPQIYQELRRLARSVFRRERSDHTLQATAIVHEAYIQLVEQGGIVWRSRSHFVGLAAHVMRRILVDHARQRGRLKRGGQAMRVTLAEAQVLGMPSAPDVIAVDDALTSLARIDPRKASIVELRFFGGLTADESAQLLGVSSATINREWRKARAWLFREIRRPSPGGLTES; this comes from the coding sequence ATGGAAACCGATTCCGATCTGACCGAGTTGCTTCGACAGTGGAGCGGCGGTGACCGGCAGGCGGCACAGGAGGCCTTTCCGCAGATCTACCAGGAGCTTCGCCGCCTTGCGCGGTCCGTCTTTCGGCGGGAGCGGTCCGATCACACGCTGCAGGCGACGGCGATCGTTCACGAGGCCTATATCCAACTCGTCGAGCAGGGCGGAATCGTGTGGCGCAGCCGCTCTCACTTCGTCGGGCTGGCGGCCCACGTGATGCGTAGAATCCTGGTGGACCATGCGCGCCAACGCGGCCGACTGAAAAGGGGTGGGCAGGCGATGCGGGTGACCCTCGCCGAAGCCCAGGTGCTCGGCATGCCCTCCGCACCGGATGTGATCGCCGTCGATGACGCTCTGACCAGCCTTGCGCGGATCGACCCACGCAAGGCCTCGATCGTCGAACTACGCTTCTTCGGCGGCCTCACCGCCGACGAGTCCGCTCAGCTACTCGGCGTCTCCTCGGCCACCATCAACCGCGAATGGCGGAAGGCGAGGGCCTGGCTCTTTCGCGAAATCCGGCGACCCTCCCCCGGTGGCCTAACGGAATCCTAG
- a CDS encoding DNRLRE domain-containing protein gives MNDPTSRRTAPILLVVLILLLPAVATAQPQLGRDGRWMTLDGEYRYVVGWDSQQFAADPSIDLGAKLGQLRAYDVNKLRIWLYNYYDDRLLYPWRVVGGKMDLEQWDPAFWSRMRALVEAAQPDILVEVTLFAPTHLGRANHWVGLPGWGPNAWNETQNLNGVFEPNSRGTLIPEFFHLDHVGTSHSGKSLRDYQRELVTKAIDELGGYSNVFFEICNEFPLLRSRGADANGAMEIAWQRNWIDRVDAQTSNLVTVHAQQASGANTTGAVHYASYPGVDALNFHFYNYSPNRISDLLRGADPNSSPVNLQGSDKLLWLNEGGRYFNDDGSLNSALLDQETRAAWAMLTAGGYYSFYEDVPQHIGSNAWRAAAERARALRRIAESLRFWEMSPVDGALQEYDSLVQAGPTPGNWQVLADPGSQYLVYFWDAAGSASGPAVQIQLPEGNYDYVWYDVRRAATVLASGTVTGGGVSTVPRPPNSAWRPQAGVALTLVRHGAEGFLAGSSSCTTLSGWARDSDTAAPVQVDIYRGRLGAGGVLAASVLADKLRPDVGAHGFSLPTPSAFFTGQPEVVWAYARDLNSNGTPTGALSALQGSPKALTCVSAPPAPTAVGASDGTFTDRVRVTWNASPGAIDYEIWRHTGSDVRGAKRIGFGHIGTVFGDFSASPGQVYHYWVRARNETGISGFSLPDRGSRGIATTTMNLPAVDDSFVDRADRYRNFGAAGSFYIRGGQSGRTRHSFLKFVVPASVGEVLDARLRLRSLGPAIPGAALYRVRNTQWSEGSVNWDNWDRNGLVLTEVDTLQNLSFAADFDVTSAVPGNGSVTFGIASFTADSEGVEFWSREAPASASRPVLTVTTGSGQARTFQPIADSWTSQAAPNANFGAEPVLGIRAGGSDQGKFAFLEFRPAGLTGSVTSATLRMRVKTFVPEARLYRVDGTQWTEAGVTWENWDQNALGLQFLGATGALAGGQWHEIDVTGAEIEGGDVLTFGLTTSTDQHALGFSSDESSIYAPSLILTFEPR, from the coding sequence ATGAACGATCCAACTTCTCGCAGAACCGCCCCGATCCTCCTGGTTGTTCTCATCCTTTTGCTGCCGGCCGTCGCCACGGCGCAGCCGCAACTCGGGCGCGATGGTCGCTGGATGACCCTCGACGGCGAGTACCGCTACGTCGTCGGTTGGGACTCACAGCAGTTCGCCGCCGATCCGAGCATCGATCTCGGGGCGAAGCTCGGCCAGCTTCGCGCCTACGATGTCAACAAGCTGAGGATCTGGCTCTACAACTACTACGACGACCGCCTCCTGTATCCGTGGAGGGTCGTCGGCGGCAAGATGGATCTCGAACAGTGGGACCCTGCCTTCTGGTCGCGCATGAGAGCGCTGGTCGAGGCGGCGCAACCGGACATCCTCGTCGAGGTCACCCTCTTCGCTCCCACCCACCTGGGCCGGGCCAACCACTGGGTGGGACTGCCCGGTTGGGGTCCGAATGCCTGGAACGAGACGCAGAATCTCAACGGCGTCTTCGAGCCGAACTCTCGGGGGACGCTGATTCCGGAGTTCTTCCATTTGGATCACGTCGGGACTTCCCATTCCGGCAAGTCCCTGCGCGACTATCAGCGGGAGCTGGTGACCAAGGCAATCGACGAGCTCGGCGGCTACTCCAACGTCTTCTTCGAGATCTGCAATGAATTCCCCCTGCTCAGGAGCCGGGGCGCGGACGCGAACGGGGCGATGGAGATCGCCTGGCAAAGAAACTGGATCGATCGGGTCGACGCCCAGACCTCGAATCTGGTGACCGTTCACGCGCAGCAGGCTTCGGGAGCCAACACCACCGGCGCCGTTCACTATGCCTCCTACCCGGGAGTGGATGCGCTCAACTTCCACTTCTACAACTACAGCCCGAACCGAATCTCGGACCTGCTGCGAGGTGCCGACCCGAACTCTTCTCCGGTGAATCTCCAGGGTTCGGACAAACTGCTGTGGCTCAATGAGGGGGGGCGCTATTTCAACGACGATGGTTCGCTCAATAGCGCCCTGCTCGATCAGGAGACCCGCGCCGCCTGGGCGATGCTGACTGCCGGGGGGTACTACTCCTTCTATGAGGACGTGCCTCAGCACATCGGCAGCAACGCCTGGCGGGCGGCGGCGGAACGCGCGCGGGCCCTGAGGAGAATTGCCGAGAGCTTGCGGTTCTGGGAGATGTCGCCCGTCGATGGGGCGCTCCAAGAATACGACTCGCTGGTGCAAGCGGGACCCACGCCGGGCAACTGGCAAGTGCTGGCCGACCCGGGCTCCCAGTATCTCGTCTACTTCTGGGACGCGGCGGGATCGGCGAGCGGTCCGGCGGTGCAGATCCAACTCCCGGAGGGGAACTACGACTATGTCTGGTATGACGTCAGAAGAGCGGCAACGGTCCTGGCTTCGGGCACCGTCACCGGTGGTGGAGTGTCGACCGTGCCTCGGCCGCCGAATTCGGCCTGGCGGCCCCAAGCCGGAGTGGCGCTGACCCTCGTGCGCCATGGGGCCGAGGGCTTCCTCGCAGGTTCCTCATCGTGCACGACCCTCAGTGGTTGGGCCCGCGACTCGGATACGGCGGCGCCGGTTCAGGTCGATATCTACCGTGGCCGCCTGGGCGCCGGAGGGGTGTTGGCCGCCAGTGTCCTCGCCGACAAGCTCCGGCCGGACGTCGGAGCCCACGGCTTCAGCCTGCCGACACCCTCGGCATTCTTCACCGGCCAGCCCGAGGTGGTCTGGGCCTACGCCCGCGATCTCAACTCCAACGGCACGCCGACCGGAGCTCTGTCAGCGCTACAGGGCTCCCCCAAGGCACTCACCTGTGTCTCTGCGCCGCCGGCGCCGACCGCGGTCGGCGCCAGCGACGGCACCTTCACGGATCGGGTTCGGGTGACCTGGAACGCTTCGCCGGGAGCCATCGACTACGAGATTTGGCGCCATACGGGTAGCGATGTTCGTGGGGCGAAACGCATTGGATTTGGCCATATCGGGACAGTCTTTGGCGACTTCAGCGCCAGTCCGGGACAGGTCTATCACTACTGGGTCCGTGCTCGGAACGAAACCGGCATCAGCGGCTTCAGCCTGCCGGACCGCGGGTCTCGCGGGATCGCCACCACCACCATGAATCTGCCGGCGGTGGACGACTCCTTCGTTGACCGTGCCGACCGGTATCGGAATTTCGGCGCCGCGGGTAGTTTCTACATCCGCGGCGGGCAGAGTGGCCGTACCCGTCATTCGTTCCTCAAGTTTGTCGTGCCGGCGAGCGTCGGTGAGGTGCTCGACGCTCGCCTTCGGCTGCGATCCCTGGGGCCAGCGATTCCGGGAGCCGCGCTCTACCGGGTGCGCAATACGCAGTGGAGCGAAGGATCGGTCAACTGGGACAACTGGGATCGCAATGGCCTGGTTCTGACGGAGGTGGACACCCTGCAGAATCTCTCGTTCGCCGCGGACTTCGACGTCACCTCGGCGGTTCCCGGCAACGGCTCGGTGACCTTCGGTATCGCTTCCTTTACCGCCGACAGCGAGGGAGTCGAATTCTGGAGCCGCGAGGCGCCGGCCTCGGCTTCGCGTCCGGTATTGACGGTCACCACCGGCAGCGGTCAGGCCCGGACCTTTCAACCGATCGCCGACTCCTGGACCTCACAGGCTGCCCCGAACGCCAATTTCGGTGCCGAACCTGTTCTCGGTATCCGCGCCGGGGGCAGCGATCAGGGCAAATTCGCCTTCCTGGAATTCCGCCCCGCCGGCCTGACGGGCTCCGTCACCTCGGCGACCCTGCGAATGCGAGTCAAGACCTTCGTGCCGGAGGCGCGCCTCTACCGGGTGGACGGAACCCAGTGGACCGAGGCGGGCGTGACCTGGGAAAACTGGGATCAGAACGCATTGGGGCTTCAATTCCTGGGGGCGACGGGAGCCCTCGCCGGTGGTCAATGGCATGAAATCGACGTGACCGGCGCCGAGATCGAGGGCGGTGATGTGCTGACCTTCGGTCTGACCACCTCCACCGATCAGCACGCCCTCGGCTTCTCGAGCGACGAATCTTCGATCTACGCGCCGTCCTTGATCCTCACCTTTGAACCGCGATGA